The following are from one region of the Paenibacillus sabinae T27 genome:
- a CDS encoding DUF5317 domain-containing protein — MVYDGIVLGLVVGLLRGGFRYGLTQFGNLRIRGGLWFPLLLLLQFAVFELNDRSSAFASISGIFFIAVYAAGLYLLWLNRSTPGFLFIFAGVFLNFLVMAVNGGKMPVSLDAAKVLDPYYVHLLESGTVATKHYLMDSATRLSFLGDIIPLSKPYPRTQVISIGDIVMNAGIFLYLQYILVPDKRRIKQEMEAKQS, encoded by the coding sequence ATGGTCTACGATGGCATTGTGCTCGGTCTGGTGGTGGGTCTGCTTCGCGGCGGCTTCCGTTATGGTCTGACGCAATTCGGCAACCTTCGCATCAGGGGCGGACTCTGGTTCCCTCTCCTGCTGCTGCTGCAGTTTGCCGTGTTTGAACTGAATGATCGGTCGTCTGCCTTTGCTTCGATCAGCGGAATTTTTTTTATCGCTGTATACGCAGCCGGGCTTTATCTCCTATGGTTGAACCGGAGCACTCCGGGCTTCCTGTTTATTTTCGCCGGCGTCTTTCTGAACTTTCTCGTCATGGCCGTCAACGGCGGCAAGATGCCTGTTTCGCTGGATGCGGCCAAGGTTCTGGACCCCTATTACGTGCATTTGCTGGAGTCGGGAACCGTCGCCACGAAGCATTATCTGATGGATTCGGCGACACGGCTGTCGTTTCTGGGGGACATTATTCCGCTGTCCAAGCCTTATCCGCGCACCCAGGTGATCAGCATCGGCGATATTGTGATGAACGCGGGGATTTTCCTCTACCTTCAGTACATTCTGGTTCCGGACAAACGGCGGATAAAGCAGGAGATGGAAGCCAAGCAGTCTTGA
- a CDS encoding ABC transporter permease, giving the protein MSSRWRQIWPPFVAVVLFLAVWQVSVSWFHVEKWMLPAPSDIWREGMASASSLKGHTLATLWLTLIGFPLGVAAGLICAVLLHIVPWTARALYPLLILSQNVPVIALGPLLVIWFGFGQLPKIILIVLVCFFPVAVAGLGGLAQTDRMMLQFMKMAGATRRQIFTKLELPHALPSLFSGIKISAAYAVTGAVVAELIGGNQGLGYYMQIQKSAYRTDRMFVAIILSVLLSLLLFAVVVLLEKWLVRWKPRRDS; this is encoded by the coding sequence GTGAGCTCCCGTTGGAGACAAATCTGGCCGCCCTTTGTGGCGGTCGTCTTGTTTTTGGCGGTCTGGCAGGTGTCGGTCTCCTGGTTCCATGTGGAAAAATGGATGCTGCCCGCTCCCTCCGACATTTGGCGGGAAGGCATGGCCAGCGCCTCTTCCCTAAAAGGGCATACGCTGGCAACCCTGTGGCTGACGCTGATCGGCTTTCCGCTTGGGGTAGCGGCGGGGCTGATCTGTGCCGTGCTGCTGCATATTGTGCCCTGGACGGCCCGCGCGCTGTACCCGCTGCTGATCCTGAGCCAGAACGTGCCGGTGATCGCGCTGGGTCCGCTGCTGGTCATCTGGTTCGGCTTCGGGCAGCTTCCCAAGATCATTCTCATTGTCCTGGTGTGTTTCTTCCCCGTGGCGGTCGCGGGTCTAGGTGGGCTAGCGCAGACCGATCGCATGATGCTTCAATTCATGAAGATGGCGGGCGCCACGAGGCGGCAAATCTTCACCAAGCTGGAGCTGCCCCATGCGCTGCCCTCGTTGTTCTCCGGCATCAAAATATCGGCCGCCTACGCCGTAACGGGTGCTGTGGTGGCGGAGCTGATCGGCGGGAACCAAGGGCTCGGCTACTATATGCAGATCCAGAAATCGGCCTACCGTACGGACCGGATGTTCGTTGCCATTATTCTAAGCGTGCTGCTAAGTCTGCTACTGTTCGCTGTCGTTGTCCTGCTGGAGAAATGGCTTGTCCGCTGGAAGCCGCGGCGGGATTCCTAG
- a CDS encoding thiamine-binding protein, with product MASTLLSIQVIPKTPGGEDVIPYVDKAIEVIQRSGVKHQVNALETTMEGELADLLEIVREMQEALIEAGCPSVISQVKIAHNPGGISMDKLTEKYRP from the coding sequence ATGGCAAGCACGCTGCTGAGCATTCAGGTAATTCCGAAGACACCGGGAGGCGAGGATGTAATTCCTTATGTGGACAAGGCGATTGAAGTCATTCAGCGCTCCGGTGTGAAGCATCAGGTAAACGCGCTGGAGACGACTATGGAAGGCGAGCTCGCCGACCTGCTCGAAATTGTCCGGGAGATGCAGGAGGCGCTGATCGAAGCGGGCTGCCCCAGCGTAATCTCGCAAGTGAAGATCGCCCATAACCCGGGCGGAATCAGCATGGACAAGCTGACGGAGAAATACCGCCCGTGA
- a CDS encoding response regulator transcription factor, producing MSGTLLYIEDDPQIAGPVARDLRDRGYAVRWLQSGERAVEEAEGCQLAILDVMLPGLDGFTVGQRLKKCYPGVPILMLSARTSIDDKLQGLEFADDYLTKPFHPDELAARIGVLLRRSGSVSGAPLALKHLTVFEEENRIVEPESGEEILLTGKQFQIFFYLLRHLGQIMTKEQIYEAVWGEPYMEGDKTLMVHIRYLREKLEKDPAAPEIIETVRGIGYRIKA from the coding sequence ATGAGCGGCACTTTACTGTATATCGAAGATGATCCCCAAATCGCCGGCCCTGTCGCCAGGGACCTGCGGGACCGCGGTTATGCGGTCCGCTGGCTCCAGAGCGGTGAGCGGGCTGTGGAAGAAGCGGAAGGCTGCCAGCTGGCTATTCTGGATGTCATGCTGCCCGGGCTTGACGGATTTACCGTCGGACAGCGACTGAAGAAGTGTTATCCGGGCGTTCCCATTCTGATGCTCTCGGCGAGAACGTCGATCGACGACAAGCTTCAGGGCCTGGAGTTCGCCGACGACTATTTGACCAAGCCGTTTCATCCCGACGAGCTCGCCGCCCGGATCGGGGTTCTGCTGCGCCGGTCGGGCAGTGTTTCCGGAGCGCCGCTCGCACTGAAGCATCTGACCGTCTTTGAGGAGGAGAACCGGATTGTAGAGCCGGAGAGCGGAGAAGAGATACTGCTTACCGGCAAGCAGTTTCAGATTTTCTTTTACCTGCTGCGTCACCTCGGCCAGATCATGACCAAGGAGCAGATTTATGAAGCGGTCTGGGGCGAGCCTTATATGGAAGGGGACAAGACGCTGATGGTGCATATCCGTTATTTGCGCGAAAAGCTGGAGAAGGACCCCGCCGCGCCGGAAATTATCGAGACCGTCCGGGGCATCGGTTACAGGATCAAGGCATGA
- the nfsA gene encoding oxygen-insensitive NADPH nitroreductase, with product MSKDLRESEAASLDNEVLSLLGRHVSVRKFRPDPVSEEQLAAIIQAAQMASTSSNVQAYSVIAVTDPALKSELASLAGNQAYVAECPVFLVWCADLYRLRETAKPHLGGAATYEDSAENFIIATVDTALAAQNAAVAAESLGLGIVYIGGLRNKIAEVAARLGLPELVYPLFGMCLGYPDQAPALRPRLPLPAVLHRDRYDAEETVRQVKAYDATMSEYLRKRTGGAKDTPWSAIMADRLAEPIRLHMKDFLQGKGFLRR from the coding sequence ATGAGCAAGGATCTCCGGGAGTCCGAGGCGGCATCCCTTGATAACGAAGTGCTGTCCCTGCTGGGTAGACATGTCTCCGTCCGCAAGTTCCGCCCGGACCCGGTGAGCGAAGAGCAGCTTGCGGCCATTATCCAGGCGGCGCAAATGGCCTCCACCTCCAGCAATGTGCAGGCGTACAGCGTAATCGCGGTGACCGATCCGGCGCTGAAATCGGAGCTTGCGTCGCTTGCCGGGAACCAGGCTTATGTGGCGGAGTGCCCGGTCTTTCTGGTCTGGTGCGCCGATCTTTATCGGCTGCGGGAGACGGCCAAGCCGCATCTGGGCGGCGCGGCGACCTACGAGGATTCGGCGGAGAATTTCATCATCGCCACCGTCGACACCGCGCTGGCCGCGCAGAACGCCGCCGTGGCAGCGGAGTCGCTGGGGCTGGGCATCGTCTACATCGGCGGCTTGCGAAACAAGATCGCCGAGGTAGCGGCGCGGCTCGGACTGCCCGAGCTGGTCTATCCGCTGTTCGGCATGTGCCTCGGCTATCCCGACCAGGCCCCGGCGCTGCGTCCGCGGCTGCCGCTGCCGGCGGTGCTGCATCGTGACCGCTACGATGCCGAAGAGACGGTGCGTCAGGTCAAGGCCTACGACGCTACAATGTCCGAGTATTTGCGCAAGCGGACCGGAGGGGCGAAGGATACGCCTTGGTCGGCGATCATGGCCGATCGTCTGGCGGAGCCGATCCGGCTGCATATGAAGGATTTTCTTCAGGGCAAAGGCTTTTTGCGAAGATAG
- a CDS encoding ABC transporter substrate-binding protein: MGVKKWLTLSLASLFILTAAGCGGNNSGGNAGGAQGTPASASPEASASAESSPKAATPVKVALDWTPNTNHTGLYVAKELGYYAEEGLDVEIVQPGAAGADTMVTSGEAAFGVGAQDSLTLARIQGVPLVSIAAIIQHNTSGFAAPVDRGIKSPKNFEGKTYGGWGSPVEEASMKAIMDPVGGDVKKVKQVTIGEADYFTAVKRDIDFAWIFYAWTGIEAKLRGEPLDMLYLKDYAPQLDYYTPVLTTSEKEIAENPEVVKAFLKATSKGYQYAIDHPKEAADILIKAVPDLDPKLVQASQEWLSPKYKDDAARWGEQKASVWKDYADWMYGLKLLDKPLEADKAFTNNFLPDGQ, encoded by the coding sequence ATGGGAGTCAAAAAATGGTTAACACTGTCCCTGGCCAGCTTGTTCATCCTCACGGCAGCAGGCTGCGGCGGCAATAATTCGGGAGGAAACGCCGGCGGCGCTCAGGGAACCCCTGCTTCTGCATCGCCGGAGGCATCGGCTTCCGCCGAAAGTTCGCCCAAAGCGGCGACGCCGGTAAAGGTCGCGCTCGACTGGACGCCGAACACGAACCACACTGGGCTGTATGTTGCCAAAGAGCTCGGCTACTACGCGGAAGAAGGCCTTGACGTTGAGATTGTGCAGCCGGGAGCGGCGGGCGCGGATACGATGGTCACCTCGGGAGAAGCCGCCTTTGGCGTCGGCGCGCAGGACAGTCTGACGCTGGCCCGCATTCAGGGCGTTCCGCTCGTATCGATCGCGGCGATTATCCAGCACAACACTTCGGGCTTCGCGGCGCCGGTTGACCGGGGCATTAAGTCGCCGAAGAATTTTGAAGGCAAAACCTACGGCGGCTGGGGGTCGCCGGTCGAAGAAGCTTCCATGAAGGCGATTATGGACCCGGTTGGCGGCGATGTGAAGAAGGTCAAGCAGGTCACGATCGGCGAGGCCGATTATTTTACGGCCGTTAAACGCGACATTGACTTTGCCTGGATCTTCTACGCCTGGACCGGCATTGAAGCGAAGCTGCGCGGCGAGCCGCTCGATATGCTCTATTTGAAGGATTACGCGCCGCAGCTCGATTACTACACGCCGGTGCTGACGACGAGCGAGAAGGAAATCGCCGAGAATCCCGAGGTGGTTAAAGCCTTTTTGAAGGCGACATCCAAGGGGTACCAATACGCAATCGACCATCCGAAAGAGGCTGCCGACATTCTGATCAAGGCGGTTCCCGATCTGGACCCTAAGCTTGTTCAGGCCAGCCAGGAATGGCTCAGCCCGAAATACAAGGACGACGCTGCCCGGTGGGGCGAGCAGAAAGCCTCCGTATGGAAAGATTACGCCGACTGGATGTACGGGCTGAAGCTGCTGGACAAGCCGCTTGAGGCCGACAAGGCGTTCACGAACAATTTTTTGCCGGACGGGCAGTAA
- a CDS encoding pyridoxamine 5'-phosphate oxidase family protein, with translation MDNNELEQRIIKALDDNTFGSFGTIEAGAKPKVRYMAVFHEGLNLYLATDRKTHKVEELQTNPNVFLLLGYEAGGSKDILGIEARASVTKDGSLRQKIWNKDLERWFKGPEDPDYIILELSSTRIEYTGTDGNYEVWEKQTASAGK, from the coding sequence ATGGACAACAACGAATTGGAACAACGTATAATCAAGGCGCTGGACGACAATACATTCGGTTCTTTCGGTACCATCGAAGCGGGCGCCAAGCCGAAGGTCCGTTATATGGCCGTCTTTCATGAAGGGCTGAACCTCTATTTGGCCACTGACCGCAAAACGCATAAAGTAGAAGAATTGCAGACCAACCCGAACGTGTTTCTGTTGCTGGGCTATGAAGCGGGAGGCAGCAAGGATATTCTTGGGATCGAAGCAAGGGCGTCTGTCACCAAAGACGGCAGTCTGCGCCAGAAAATATGGAACAAAGATTTGGAGCGCTGGTTCAAGGGACCGGAGGATCCGGATTACATCATTCTGGAGCTTTCGTCGACACGCATCGAATATACAGGAACAGACGGAAATTACGAGGTTTGGGAAAAACAGACGGCGTCCGCGGGCAAGTAA
- a CDS encoding ABC transporter ATP-binding protein yields the protein MEKSYKRRLLKLTRKIISSSEGGLEEGPSTGDGHSPVSGAPSPGPGTEPPALEVSGISKSFSRRGESIKVLEEVSLTVKRQEFVSIVGPSGCGKSTLFHIIGGLLKPDAGAVRLSGAPVTGQRGSISYMPQQPALFPWRSIEDNVILARELKGAARGEAREEARRWLAKVGLGGFEKAYPHMLSGGMQQRAAFLRALLAPQELMLLDEPFSALDALTRSEMQRWLLELWEENRRSVLFITHSIEEALLLSSRIYVFSGRPGTLLHTVEVPFPRPRREEMTEHPEFLRLKRQLSGWMREEQAKGGALR from the coding sequence ATGGAAAAGAGTTATAAAAGGAGGCTGCTGAAGTTGACGCGTAAGATCATTTCGTCTTCAGAGGGAGGCTTGGAGGAAGGGCCGTCCACTGGAGACGGACATTCCCCTGTTTCCGGCGCGCCATCCCCGGGCCCGGGTACCGAACCTCCTGCGCTGGAGGTCTCCGGCATCTCCAAATCATTCTCCCGGCGCGGGGAAAGCATCAAGGTGCTGGAGGAGGTGTCGCTGACGGTGAAGCGGCAGGAGTTCGTGTCCATCGTCGGCCCGTCGGGCTGCGGCAAGAGCACGCTCTTCCACATCATCGGCGGGCTGCTCAAGCCGGATGCGGGCGCCGTGCGCTTAAGCGGCGCGCCGGTCACCGGGCAGCGCGGCAGCATAAGCTACATGCCGCAGCAGCCGGCGCTGTTTCCTTGGCGCAGCATCGAGGACAACGTGATTCTTGCCCGCGAGCTGAAGGGCGCGGCGCGGGGCGAAGCCCGCGAGGAGGCCCGGCGCTGGCTCGCGAAGGTTGGCCTTGGCGGATTCGAGAAGGCGTATCCGCACATGCTCTCCGGCGGCATGCAGCAGCGCGCCGCCTTCCTGCGCGCGCTGCTGGCGCCCCAGGAGCTAATGCTCCTGGACGAGCCGTTCAGTGCGCTGGACGCCCTCACCCGCAGCGAGATGCAGCGATGGCTGCTGGAGCTGTGGGAGGAGAACCGCCGCTCCGTGCTGTTCATCACGCACAGCATTGAGGAGGCGCTGCTGCTCTCCAGCCGCATCTATGTGTTCTCGGGGCGACCGGGCACGCTGCTGCACACCGTCGAAGTCCCTTTCCCCCGGCCGCGCCGGGAGGAAATGACGGAGCATCCCGAGTTTCTGCGGCTGAAACGGCAGCTGTCGGGATGGATGCGGGAGGAACAGGCCAAGGGCGGAGCGCTTCGCTGA
- a CDS encoding EAL domain-containing protein, with amino-acid sequence MQCSDCFPITPIEDIGTVKIRRAPPVLASVIQAAGYTLNDLNNTGYEIPYASREQFMAVMKLLEESPVTERTDVCVTGTGVSGFFERWVSLEQLKARVFNQTMVDIISNQEFCSYMQPIVDSAEQIIGFEFLLRPLPHGPEFQPHTLFEVARRSGFHTHLDRAARRSAIESSARHLPDGIKRFVNFLPSSIYNPKYCLTHTFQTIEEQGLRPEDFVFEVVETEKIRDIDHLARIFSEYREHGVHVAMDDVGSGYATLEVMSRLQPDYVKIDRGMISMCDQAPHKQALIREVVEKAGRFGGKVLAEGIERREEFEFCLDNGIELAQGYLFGRPELEPPARFFES; translated from the coding sequence ATGCAGTGCAGCGATTGCTTCCCTATTACTCCCATTGAAGATATAGGAACCGTGAAAATCCGGCGCGCACCGCCAGTGCTTGCCTCCGTCATTCAAGCGGCCGGATATACACTTAATGATCTGAATAATACAGGCTATGAAATACCGTATGCTTCCCGCGAGCAGTTCATGGCCGTCATGAAGCTGCTGGAAGAGTCACCCGTAACGGAGCGGACCGACGTGTGCGTAACCGGGACGGGGGTTTCGGGTTTTTTTGAGCGTTGGGTATCCCTCGAACAGCTAAAAGCCCGCGTCTTCAATCAAACGATGGTCGATATCATTTCCAATCAAGAGTTTTGCAGCTACATGCAGCCGATCGTCGACTCCGCCGAACAGATTATCGGATTTGAATTTCTGCTGCGCCCGCTTCCGCACGGACCCGAATTTCAGCCTCATACCCTGTTTGAAGTGGCGAGGCGCAGCGGGTTCCACACCCATCTGGACCGGGCTGCCCGGAGGTCCGCCATCGAGTCCAGCGCCCGGCATTTGCCAGACGGAATCAAACGGTTTGTCAACTTTCTCCCCTCCTCCATATATAATCCCAAATATTGTCTTACGCATACGTTTCAGACGATTGAGGAGCAGGGCCTTCGCCCGGAGGACTTTGTGTTTGAGGTCGTGGAGACGGAAAAAATCCGTGATATCGATCATCTCGCCAGGATTTTTTCAGAATACCGCGAGCACGGCGTGCATGTTGCGATGGATGATGTCGGCTCGGGCTATGCTACACTGGAGGTCATGTCGCGCCTTCAGCCGGATTATGTGAAAATTGACCGCGGGATGATCAGCATGTGCGATCAGGCCCCCCATAAACAAGCCCTCATCAGGGAAGTTGTGGAAAAGGCCGGCCGTTTCGGAGGCAAAGTCCTGGCCGAGGGCATTGAGCGGCGCGAGGAGTTCGAATTTTGCCTGGATAACGGGATCGAACTGGCTCAAGGATACCTATTTGGCCGGCCTGAGCTTGAGCCTCCGGCGAGGTTTTTCGAGAGTTAA
- a CDS encoding heavy metal translocating P-type ATPase, with amino-acid sequence MDNAAAAPAEEQATLQITGMTCSACAARIEKGISRMEGVSRANVNLALEQASVGFDPKVVSVPKIEEKIRSLGYDTVKETAAFDISGMTCAACSARIEKVLGKMPGIAEVNVNLALETAHVEYTPGMITPQDIIAKVDSIGYKASLKEDRKETADRRELEISRKRIKWMISALLSLPLLWAMVGHFSFTSWIPVPELFMNPWFQLVLATPVQFIIGWQFYVGAYKALRNGSANMDVLVALGTSAAYFYSLYLTLDSLRMNGMNHTVEMYYETGAVLITLILVGKWFEALAKGRSSDAIRSLMGLQAKTALVIREGTEISVPVEEVVIGDIVLVKPGTKIPVDGEVTEGLSSVDESMLTGESIPVEKKLGDPVIGATVNKNGVLKIKARKVGRDTALAQIIRVVEEAQGSKAPIQRVADVISGIFVPIVVAIAALTFFIWYLWAAPGQFAEALEKGIAVLVIACPCALGLATPTSIMAGSGRAAELGILFKGGEHLEAAQGIQLVVLDKTGTVTAGKPVLTDVLVSPGFKGAPELAPEDGFLALAAAAEKLSEHPLAEAVAAGAAEKGLALAEAGSFVNVPGRGIKAAVQGREIIVGTRRMMEESGVNAQRWLDAMNDLEQQGKTAMLVAVDGICEGIVAVADTIKPTSREAVAALRGMGIDVVMITGDNERTARAIAAEAGIDRVMAEVLPEGKAEAVRKLQAGGVKVAMVGDGINDAPALATADIGMAVGTGTDVAMEAADITLMRGDLKAIADAIKMSRKTMGNIKQNLFWALGYNTVGIPVAALGFLAPWLAGAAMAFSSVSVVLNALRLQRVKL; translated from the coding sequence ATGGATAACGCAGCAGCTGCGCCGGCGGAGGAACAGGCGACCTTGCAGATTACGGGCATGACCTGCTCCGCCTGCGCGGCGCGGATTGAGAAAGGGATTTCCCGCATGGAGGGCGTTTCCCGGGCGAATGTCAATCTTGCGCTCGAGCAGGCGTCTGTGGGCTTCGATCCCAAGGTTGTCAGCGTGCCGAAAATCGAGGAGAAGATCCGCTCGCTCGGCTATGACACGGTGAAGGAAACGGCGGCCTTCGATATTTCGGGCATGACCTGCGCCGCCTGCTCGGCCCGGATCGAGAAGGTGCTCGGAAAGATGCCGGGCATTGCCGAAGTCAATGTTAACCTTGCGCTTGAAACGGCGCATGTGGAATATACCCCGGGGATGATTACTCCCCAGGACATCATCGCCAAGGTCGACTCGATCGGCTATAAAGCCTCGCTCAAGGAAGACCGGAAGGAGACCGCTGACCGGCGTGAGCTTGAAATCAGCCGCAAGCGGATCAAATGGATGATTTCGGCGCTATTGTCTTTGCCGCTTCTTTGGGCGATGGTCGGGCATTTCTCATTCACTTCCTGGATTCCTGTACCGGAGCTGTTCATGAATCCGTGGTTCCAGCTTGTTCTGGCTACCCCGGTGCAGTTCATTATCGGCTGGCAGTTCTATGTCGGCGCCTACAAGGCGCTCCGCAACGGCAGCGCCAATATGGATGTGCTGGTGGCGCTGGGCACGTCGGCCGCTTATTTCTACAGCCTGTATCTTACGCTTGATTCTCTGCGTATGAACGGCATGAATCATACGGTCGAAATGTACTATGAGACCGGAGCTGTGCTGATCACGCTCATTCTGGTCGGCAAATGGTTCGAGGCGCTGGCCAAGGGCCGCTCCTCCGACGCCATTCGCAGCCTGATGGGCCTACAAGCCAAGACGGCGCTTGTCATCCGGGAAGGAACGGAGATAAGCGTCCCTGTAGAGGAAGTCGTCATCGGGGATATCGTACTCGTGAAGCCGGGCACGAAGATTCCCGTCGACGGCGAAGTGACCGAAGGCCTGTCCTCCGTCGATGAATCGATGCTGACGGGTGAGAGTATTCCGGTGGAGAAGAAGCTGGGCGACCCTGTAATCGGAGCGACGGTGAACAAGAACGGCGTGCTGAAGATCAAAGCCCGCAAGGTGGGCCGCGATACGGCGCTTGCGCAGATTATCCGCGTGGTCGAGGAAGCCCAGGGCTCCAAGGCGCCGATCCAGCGGGTGGCCGATGTCATCTCCGGCATCTTCGTGCCGATTGTTGTGGCTATCGCGGCGCTGACCTTCTTCATCTGGTACCTGTGGGCGGCGCCGGGACAGTTCGCCGAAGCCTTGGAGAAAGGGATCGCCGTGCTCGTTATCGCCTGCCCCTGCGCGCTGGGCTTAGCTACGCCGACCTCGATTATGGCCGGTTCCGGCAGGGCCGCGGAGCTGGGCATTCTGTTCAAGGGCGGCGAGCATCTGGAAGCCGCGCAGGGCATTCAGCTCGTCGTGCTCGACAAGACGGGCACCGTGACGGCCGGCAAGCCGGTGCTCACGGACGTGCTGGTATCGCCCGGCTTCAAAGGCGCGCCGGAGCTGGCCCCGGAAGATGGCTTTCTGGCGCTTGCGGCAGCGGCCGAGAAGCTGTCGGAGCATCCGCTTGCCGAGGCGGTGGCTGCAGGCGCGGCGGAGAAGGGGCTTGCGCTGGCCGAAGCCGGAAGCTTCGTCAATGTACCCGGGCGGGGTATCAAGGCCGCCGTCCAGGGCAGGGAGATCATCGTCGGCACCCGCCGGATGATGGAGGAGAGCGGCGTCAATGCGCAGCGCTGGCTTGACGCCATGAACGATCTGGAGCAGCAGGGCAAGACGGCGATGCTGGTCGCGGTGGACGGAATCTGCGAAGGCATTGTGGCCGTCGCGGATACGATCAAGCCGACCTCGCGCGAAGCCGTGGCGGCTCTGCGGGGCATGGGGATCGACGTTGTGATGATCACCGGCGATAACGAGCGGACGGCCCGGGCGATTGCGGCCGAAGCCGGCATTGACCGGGTGATGGCCGAAGTGCTCCCCGAAGGCAAGGCCGAGGCGGTGCGGAAGCTTCAGGCAGGCGGCGTGAAGGTGGCAATGGTCGGCGACGGCATCAATGACGCGCCAGCGCTGGCGACCGCCGATATCGGCATGGCGGTCGGCACCGGGACCGACGTGGCGATGGAAGCGGCGGATATTACGCTGATGCGCGGCGATCTGAAGGCCATCGCGGACGCGATCAAGATGAGCCGTAAGACGATGGGCAACATCAAGCAGAATCTGTTCTGGGCGCTCGGCTACAATACGGTCGGGATTCCGGTGGCCGCGCTGGGATTCCTCGCGCCGTGGCTGGCCGGCGCGGCGATGGCGTTCAGCTCGGTTTCGGTCGTGCTGAATGCGCTGCGGCTGCAGCGGGTAAAGTTATAA
- a CDS encoding copper ion binding protein, producing the protein MANVVLNVEGMSCGHCVSSVEKAVGNLGASAKADLASKTVAVDYDDSKLSVDAIKEAIEDQGYDVVQ; encoded by the coding sequence ATGGCAAACGTTGTATTGAATGTAGAGGGAATGTCCTGCGGGCATTGCGTCAGCTCGGTAGAGAAGGCAGTGGGCAATTTGGGAGCGTCGGCCAAAGCGGATTTGGCATCCAAGACCGTTGCGGTTGATTATGACGACAGCAAGCTTAGTGTGGACGCCATCAAGGAAGCGATTGAGGACCAAGGCTACGACGTGGTTCAATAA
- a CDS encoding metal-sensitive transcriptional regulator has translation MTAHEKREETLDQGSCDGDCHSSEVRKSHHTQEFKNGLTARLNRIEGQIRGIKGMIDRDTYCDDVLTQLAAVQSALGSVGKLLLEGHMKSCIVERIEAGEHEVIDELLITVGRLMK, from the coding sequence ATGACGGCACATGAAAAACGAGAGGAGACGCTTGACCAAGGGTCCTGCGACGGCGACTGCCATTCTTCCGAAGTACGTAAAAGTCATCATACTCAGGAATTCAAGAACGGGCTCACGGCCCGGCTTAACCGCATAGAAGGGCAAATTCGGGGCATCAAAGGCATGATCGACCGTGACACCTACTGCGACGATGTTCTGACCCAGCTTGCGGCGGTCCAGTCGGCGCTAGGCAGTGTCGGGAAGCTGCTCCTTGAGGGTCATATGAAAAGCTGTATTGTCGAGCGAATCGAAGCCGGCGAACACGAGGTTATTGACGAACTGCTGATTACGGTCGGCAGATTAATGAAATAA